The Halichoerus grypus chromosome 9, mHalGry1.hap1.1, whole genome shotgun sequence genome has a window encoding:
- the LOC144379147 gene encoding ubiquitin D-like produces MCLIREYSFFIDSALVKVKENSRYHENKGHRHSGSGRGFPTQLLYKPDARPFPQPPMSAPLIANMASSASCLCVKVYSEEGTSMTFTANVSDRVKKINEHVRAKTKVPVQDQVLLMGSKTLKPQRKLSSYGIDKETTIHLTLKVVKPSDEELPLFLVESRDQGQRHLLQVRRSSSVAQVKQMIETKTAIMPEKQIVTCNGKRLEDGKTMADYGIRGGNLLFLTAHCIGG; encoded by the exons ATGTGTTTGATCagagagtattctttttttattgactcTGCCCTagtgaaagtgaaagaaaattcaCGATATCATGAAAACAAAGGGCACAGGCACAGTGGTTCAGGCAGGGGATTTCCAACTCAGCTCTTATATAAGCCGGATGCACGTCCTTTTCCTCAGCCTCCTATGTCTGCTCCCTTGATTGCAAACATGGCATCCAGTGCTTCCTGCCTCTGT GTGAAGGTCTATTCTGAAGAAGGGACATCAATGACCTTCACTGCTAACGTGAGTGACAGAGTGAAGAAGATCAATGAACACGTCCGGGCTAAGACCAAGGTTCCCGTGCAAGACCAGGTCCTTTTGATGGGCTCCAAGACTCTAAAGCCCCAAAGGAAGCTGTCATCTTACGGCATTGACAAGGAGACGACCATCCACCTCACTCTAAAGGTGGTGAAGCCCAGTGATGAGGAGCTGCCCTTGTTTCTGGTGGAGTCACGTGATCAGGGGCAGCGGCACCTCCTCCAGGTGCGAAGGTCCAGCTCAGTGGCCCAGGTGAAACAGATGATAGAGACCAAGACCGCTATCATGCCTGAGAAACAGATTGTGACTTGCAACGGCAAGAGGCTGGAAGATGGGAAGACCATGGCAGATTATGGCATCAGAGGGGGCAATTTACTCTTCCTGACAGCCCACTGCATTGGGGGGTGA